The following coding sequences lie in one Stigmatopora argus isolate UIUO_Sarg chromosome 5, RoL_Sarg_1.0, whole genome shotgun sequence genomic window:
- the cdc14b gene encoding dual specificity protein phosphatase CDC14B isoform X2 — protein MKRKNEWRRAESRRKKCYEAEHGSEAEPNCDIYIAISDQLYFAILQQKVKSTRERHCFCIDEELEYENFYADFGPLNLAMFYRFSCKLTKKLKSFTLSRKKIVFYTCGDQKKQANAAYLIGSYAVMYLNTTPEEAHSLLVSRNHTYIPFRDASFGTCMYKLNILDCLRAVHKALQYGWLDFSNFDVEQYEHYERVENGDFNWIIPGKFLAFSGPHPKSKIENGYPLHAPEAYIPYFRKHNITSVIRLNKKMYDARRFTDSGFEHHDLFFVDGSTPTDAIVRKFLNICENAEGAIAVHCKAGLGRTGTLIGCYMMKHYCMTAAEVIAWIRICRPGSIIGPQQNFVEERQNSLWAEGDIFREKMISERKNGKLAVTRILSGVDDITINGSNKNRASKTSEMELYSDDEDRNGLTQGDKLRALKSRRQARSSSSLSQEENKIHTRSASLNRTDFQASVQSCKTGVNSLALTDHSDSRKRTRTSLPTTGMASSSIYRTPLVGSLGNLHVVASEREAVCFEPCDGHRDAANTCTSVNLNMAHLQSLHT, from the exons ATGAAACGCAAGAACGAGTGGAGGCGAGCGGAGTCGAGGAGGAAGAAGTGCTACGAAGCCGAGCACGGTTCAGAGGCGGAGCCAAACTGCGATATTTACATTGCCATTTCAG ATCAGTTGTATTTCGCCATCTTGCAGCAAAAGGTAAAAAGCACGAGAGAACGACACTGTTTCTGCATTGATGAAGAATTGGAATATGAAAA CTTCTATGCAGACTTTGGCCCCCTCAACCTGGCGATGTTTTATCGCTTCTCTTGCAAGCTGACAAAGAAGCTCAAG TCCTTTACACTGTCACGGAAGAAGATTGTATTTTACACTTGTGGTGACCAGAAAAAACAAGCCAATGCTGCCTACCTGATTGGCTCATATGCA GTAATGTACCTTAACACGACACCAGAGGAGGCCCACAGTCTGTTGGTGTCAAGAAACCACACATACATCCCTTTCAG AGATGCCTCATTTGGAACTTGTATGTACAAATTGAACATCCTGGATTGCCTGCGTGCTGTCCACAAG GCCTTGCAATATGGATGGCTTGACTTCTCCAACTTTGACGTCGAGCAATACGAGCACTACGAGAGGGTGGAAAATGGAGATTTCAACTGGATCATTCCAGGAAAGTTCCTCGCATTTAGCGGGCCTCATCCCAAAAGCAAAATAGAGAATG gtTACCCTCTGCATGCACCTGAGGCCTACATCCCATACTTTAGAAAACACAACATCACTAGTGTCATCCGGCTCAACAAAAAGATGTACGACGCAAGACGCTTTACGGACTCGGGCTTTGAACATCATGACCTCTTTTTTGTGGATGGGAGCACGCCTACTGACGCCATTGTTAGAAAGTTCCTCAATATCTGTGAGAACGCAGAGGGCGCAATTGCCGTCCACTGCAAAG CTGGATTAGGGCGAACTGGCACTCTGATTGGCTGTTACATGATGAAACATTACTGCATGACTGCAGCAGAGGTGATTGCTTGGATTCGGATCTGCCGTCCAGGATCCATTATCGGGCCTCAGCAGAACTTTGTTGAAGA GAGGCAAAATAGTCTATGGGCCGAGGGAGACATTTTCCGGGAGAAGATGATAAGCGAAAGAAAGAATGGTAAATTAGCTGTGACCAGAATACTCTCAGGAGTGGACGACATAACCATTAACGGCAGCAACAAGAACAGGGCATCCAAGACAAGCGAAATGGAACTG TATAGCGACGATGAGGACCGGAATGGCCTGACACAGGGTGACAAATTACGAGCCCTGAAGAGTAGGAGGCAGGCGAGATCCTCAAGCTCATTATC GCAAGAAGAGAATAAGATTCACACCAGGTCAGCATCTCTTAA CAGGACCGACTTTCAGGCCAGCGTACAGAGCTGTAAGACTGGTGTCAACTCATTGGCTCTGACCGACCATTCGGACAGCAGAAAGCGAACCAGAACCTCATTGCCTACAACTGGAATGGcgtccag CTCCATTTATCGTACCCCACTGGTTGGCTCCCTAGGAAACTTGCATGTAGTGGCCAGCGAGCGTGAAGCAGTGTGTTTTGAGCCGTGTGACGGTCATAGAGACGCAGCCAACACATGCACTTCTGTCAACTTAAACATGGCGCACTTGCAG TCACTCCATACCTAA
- the cdc14b gene encoding dual specificity protein phosphatase CDC14B isoform X3, with amino-acid sequence MKRKNEWRRAESRRKKCYEAEHGSEAEPNCDIYIAISDQLYFAILQQKVKSTRERHCFCIDEELEYENFYADFGPLNLAMFYRFSCKLTKKLKSFTLSRKKIVFYTCGDQKKQANAAYLIGSYAVMYLNTTPEEAHSLLVSRNHTYIPFRDASFGTCMYKLNILDCLRAVHKALQYGWLDFSNFDVEQYEHYERVENGDFNWIIPGKFLAFSGPHPKSKIENGYPLHAPEAYIPYFRKHNITSVIRLNKKMYDARRFTDSGFEHHDLFFVDGSTPTDAIVRKFLNICENAEGAIAVHCKAGLGRTGTLIGCYMMKHYCMTAAEVIAWIRICRPGSIIGPQQNFVEERQNSLWAEGDIFREKMISERKNGKLAVTRILSGVDDITINGSNKNRASKTSEMELYSDDEDRNGLTQGDKLRALKSRRQARSSSSLSQEENKIHTRSASLNRTDFQASVQSCKTGVNSLALTDHSDSRKRTRTSLPTTGMASRPAASRGRKARRTLQSERFSKLCHSIPKARAPLLR; translated from the exons ATGAAACGCAAGAACGAGTGGAGGCGAGCGGAGTCGAGGAGGAAGAAGTGCTACGAAGCCGAGCACGGTTCAGAGGCGGAGCCAAACTGCGATATTTACATTGCCATTTCAG ATCAGTTGTATTTCGCCATCTTGCAGCAAAAGGTAAAAAGCACGAGAGAACGACACTGTTTCTGCATTGATGAAGAATTGGAATATGAAAA CTTCTATGCAGACTTTGGCCCCCTCAACCTGGCGATGTTTTATCGCTTCTCTTGCAAGCTGACAAAGAAGCTCAAG TCCTTTACACTGTCACGGAAGAAGATTGTATTTTACACTTGTGGTGACCAGAAAAAACAAGCCAATGCTGCCTACCTGATTGGCTCATATGCA GTAATGTACCTTAACACGACACCAGAGGAGGCCCACAGTCTGTTGGTGTCAAGAAACCACACATACATCCCTTTCAG AGATGCCTCATTTGGAACTTGTATGTACAAATTGAACATCCTGGATTGCCTGCGTGCTGTCCACAAG GCCTTGCAATATGGATGGCTTGACTTCTCCAACTTTGACGTCGAGCAATACGAGCACTACGAGAGGGTGGAAAATGGAGATTTCAACTGGATCATTCCAGGAAAGTTCCTCGCATTTAGCGGGCCTCATCCCAAAAGCAAAATAGAGAATG gtTACCCTCTGCATGCACCTGAGGCCTACATCCCATACTTTAGAAAACACAACATCACTAGTGTCATCCGGCTCAACAAAAAGATGTACGACGCAAGACGCTTTACGGACTCGGGCTTTGAACATCATGACCTCTTTTTTGTGGATGGGAGCACGCCTACTGACGCCATTGTTAGAAAGTTCCTCAATATCTGTGAGAACGCAGAGGGCGCAATTGCCGTCCACTGCAAAG CTGGATTAGGGCGAACTGGCACTCTGATTGGCTGTTACATGATGAAACATTACTGCATGACTGCAGCAGAGGTGATTGCTTGGATTCGGATCTGCCGTCCAGGATCCATTATCGGGCCTCAGCAGAACTTTGTTGAAGA GAGGCAAAATAGTCTATGGGCCGAGGGAGACATTTTCCGGGAGAAGATGATAAGCGAAAGAAAGAATGGTAAATTAGCTGTGACCAGAATACTCTCAGGAGTGGACGACATAACCATTAACGGCAGCAACAAGAACAGGGCATCCAAGACAAGCGAAATGGAACTG TATAGCGACGATGAGGACCGGAATGGCCTGACACAGGGTGACAAATTACGAGCCCTGAAGAGTAGGAGGCAGGCGAGATCCTCAAGCTCATTATC GCAAGAAGAGAATAAGATTCACACCAGGTCAGCATCTCTTAA CAGGACCGACTTTCAGGCCAGCGTACAGAGCTGTAAGACTGGTGTCAACTCATTGGCTCTGACCGACCATTCGGACAGCAGAAAGCGAACCAGAACCTCATTGCCTACAACTGGAATGGcgtccag ACCTGCTGCCTCCAGAGGACGTAAAGCTCGCCGAACTTTGCAGTCTGAGCGATTTTCTAAACTATG TCACTCCATACCTAAAGCAAGAGCTCCTTTACTCCGGTGA
- the cdc14b gene encoding dual specificity protein phosphatase CDC14B isoform X5, whose protein sequence is MKRKNEWRRAESRRKKCYEAEHGSEAEPNCDIYIAISDQLYFAILQQKVKSTRERHCFCIDEELEYENFYADFGPLNLAMFYRFSCKLTKKLKSFTLSRKKIVFYTCGDQKKQANAAYLIGSYAVMYLNTTPEEAHSLLVSRNHTYIPFRDASFGTCMYKLNILDCLRAVHKALQYGWLDFSNFDVEQYEHYERVENGDFNWIIPGKFLAFSGPHPKSKIENGYPLHAPEAYIPYFRKHNITSVIRLNKKMYDARRFTDSGFEHHDLFFVDGSTPTDAIVRKFLNICENAEGAIAVHCKAGLGRTGTLIGCYMMKHYCMTAAEVIAWIRICRPGSIIGPQQNFVEERQNSLWAEGDIFREKMISERKNGKLAVTRILSGVDDITINGSNKNRASKTSEMELYSDDEDRNGLTQGDKLRALKSRRQARSSSSLSQEENKIHTRSASLNRTDFQASVQSCKTGVNSLALTDHSDSRKRTRTSLPTTGMASSHSIPKARAPLLR, encoded by the exons ATGAAACGCAAGAACGAGTGGAGGCGAGCGGAGTCGAGGAGGAAGAAGTGCTACGAAGCCGAGCACGGTTCAGAGGCGGAGCCAAACTGCGATATTTACATTGCCATTTCAG ATCAGTTGTATTTCGCCATCTTGCAGCAAAAGGTAAAAAGCACGAGAGAACGACACTGTTTCTGCATTGATGAAGAATTGGAATATGAAAA CTTCTATGCAGACTTTGGCCCCCTCAACCTGGCGATGTTTTATCGCTTCTCTTGCAAGCTGACAAAGAAGCTCAAG TCCTTTACACTGTCACGGAAGAAGATTGTATTTTACACTTGTGGTGACCAGAAAAAACAAGCCAATGCTGCCTACCTGATTGGCTCATATGCA GTAATGTACCTTAACACGACACCAGAGGAGGCCCACAGTCTGTTGGTGTCAAGAAACCACACATACATCCCTTTCAG AGATGCCTCATTTGGAACTTGTATGTACAAATTGAACATCCTGGATTGCCTGCGTGCTGTCCACAAG GCCTTGCAATATGGATGGCTTGACTTCTCCAACTTTGACGTCGAGCAATACGAGCACTACGAGAGGGTGGAAAATGGAGATTTCAACTGGATCATTCCAGGAAAGTTCCTCGCATTTAGCGGGCCTCATCCCAAAAGCAAAATAGAGAATG gtTACCCTCTGCATGCACCTGAGGCCTACATCCCATACTTTAGAAAACACAACATCACTAGTGTCATCCGGCTCAACAAAAAGATGTACGACGCAAGACGCTTTACGGACTCGGGCTTTGAACATCATGACCTCTTTTTTGTGGATGGGAGCACGCCTACTGACGCCATTGTTAGAAAGTTCCTCAATATCTGTGAGAACGCAGAGGGCGCAATTGCCGTCCACTGCAAAG CTGGATTAGGGCGAACTGGCACTCTGATTGGCTGTTACATGATGAAACATTACTGCATGACTGCAGCAGAGGTGATTGCTTGGATTCGGATCTGCCGTCCAGGATCCATTATCGGGCCTCAGCAGAACTTTGTTGAAGA GAGGCAAAATAGTCTATGGGCCGAGGGAGACATTTTCCGGGAGAAGATGATAAGCGAAAGAAAGAATGGTAAATTAGCTGTGACCAGAATACTCTCAGGAGTGGACGACATAACCATTAACGGCAGCAACAAGAACAGGGCATCCAAGACAAGCGAAATGGAACTG TATAGCGACGATGAGGACCGGAATGGCCTGACACAGGGTGACAAATTACGAGCCCTGAAGAGTAGGAGGCAGGCGAGATCCTCAAGCTCATTATC GCAAGAAGAGAATAAGATTCACACCAGGTCAGCATCTCTTAA CAGGACCGACTTTCAGGCCAGCGTACAGAGCTGTAAGACTGGTGTCAACTCATTGGCTCTGACCGACCATTCGGACAGCAGAAAGCGAACCAGAACCTCATTGCCTACAACTGGAATGGcgtccag TCACTCCATACCTAAAGCAAGAGCTCCTTTACTCCGGTGA
- the cdc14b gene encoding dual specificity protein phosphatase CDC14B isoform X4, with the protein MKRKNEWRRAESRRKKCYEAEHGSEAEPNCDIYIAISDQLYFAILQQKVKSTRERHCFCIDEELEYENFYADFGPLNLAMFYRFSCKLTKKLKSFTLSRKKIVFYTCGDQKKQANAAYLIGSYAVMYLNTTPEEAHSLLVSRNHTYIPFRDASFGTCMYKLNILDCLRAVHKALQYGWLDFSNFDVEQYEHYERVENGDFNWIIPGKFLAFSGPHPKSKIENGYPLHAPEAYIPYFRKHNITSVIRLNKKMYDARRFTDSGFEHHDLFFVDGSTPTDAIVRKFLNICENAEGAIAVHCKAGLGRTGTLIGCYMMKHYCMTAAEVIAWIRICRPGSIIGPQQNFVEERQNSLWAEGDIFREKMISERKNGKLAVTRILSGVDDITINGSNKNRASKTSEMELYSDDEDRNGLTQGDKLRALKSRRQARSSSSLSQEENKIHTRSASLKTDFQASVQSCKTGVNSLALTDHSDSRKRTRTSLPTTGMASRPAASRGRKARRTLQSERFSKLCHSIPKARAPLLR; encoded by the exons ATGAAACGCAAGAACGAGTGGAGGCGAGCGGAGTCGAGGAGGAAGAAGTGCTACGAAGCCGAGCACGGTTCAGAGGCGGAGCCAAACTGCGATATTTACATTGCCATTTCAG ATCAGTTGTATTTCGCCATCTTGCAGCAAAAGGTAAAAAGCACGAGAGAACGACACTGTTTCTGCATTGATGAAGAATTGGAATATGAAAA CTTCTATGCAGACTTTGGCCCCCTCAACCTGGCGATGTTTTATCGCTTCTCTTGCAAGCTGACAAAGAAGCTCAAG TCCTTTACACTGTCACGGAAGAAGATTGTATTTTACACTTGTGGTGACCAGAAAAAACAAGCCAATGCTGCCTACCTGATTGGCTCATATGCA GTAATGTACCTTAACACGACACCAGAGGAGGCCCACAGTCTGTTGGTGTCAAGAAACCACACATACATCCCTTTCAG AGATGCCTCATTTGGAACTTGTATGTACAAATTGAACATCCTGGATTGCCTGCGTGCTGTCCACAAG GCCTTGCAATATGGATGGCTTGACTTCTCCAACTTTGACGTCGAGCAATACGAGCACTACGAGAGGGTGGAAAATGGAGATTTCAACTGGATCATTCCAGGAAAGTTCCTCGCATTTAGCGGGCCTCATCCCAAAAGCAAAATAGAGAATG gtTACCCTCTGCATGCACCTGAGGCCTACATCCCATACTTTAGAAAACACAACATCACTAGTGTCATCCGGCTCAACAAAAAGATGTACGACGCAAGACGCTTTACGGACTCGGGCTTTGAACATCATGACCTCTTTTTTGTGGATGGGAGCACGCCTACTGACGCCATTGTTAGAAAGTTCCTCAATATCTGTGAGAACGCAGAGGGCGCAATTGCCGTCCACTGCAAAG CTGGATTAGGGCGAACTGGCACTCTGATTGGCTGTTACATGATGAAACATTACTGCATGACTGCAGCAGAGGTGATTGCTTGGATTCGGATCTGCCGTCCAGGATCCATTATCGGGCCTCAGCAGAACTTTGTTGAAGA GAGGCAAAATAGTCTATGGGCCGAGGGAGACATTTTCCGGGAGAAGATGATAAGCGAAAGAAAGAATGGTAAATTAGCTGTGACCAGAATACTCTCAGGAGTGGACGACATAACCATTAACGGCAGCAACAAGAACAGGGCATCCAAGACAAGCGAAATGGAACTG TATAGCGACGATGAGGACCGGAATGGCCTGACACAGGGTGACAAATTACGAGCCCTGAAGAGTAGGAGGCAGGCGAGATCCTCAAGCTCATTATC GCAAGAAGAGAATAAGATTCACACCAGGTCAGCATCTCTTAA GACCGACTTTCAGGCCAGCGTACAGAGCTGTAAGACTGGTGTCAACTCATTGGCTCTGACCGACCATTCGGACAGCAGAAAGCGAACCAGAACCTCATTGCCTACAACTGGAATGGcgtccag ACCTGCTGCCTCCAGAGGACGTAAAGCTCGCCGAACTTTGCAGTCTGAGCGATTTTCTAAACTATG TCACTCCATACCTAAAGCAAGAGCTCCTTTACTCCGGTGA
- the cdc14b gene encoding dual specificity protein phosphatase CDC14B isoform X1, which produces MKRKNEWRRAESRRKKCYEAEHGSEAEPNCDIYIAISDQLYFAILQQKVKSTRERHCFCIDEELEYENFYADFGPLNLAMFYRFSCKLTKKLKSFTLSRKKIVFYTCGDQKKQANAAYLIGSYAVMYLNTTPEEAHSLLVSRNHTYIPFRDASFGTCMYKLNILDCLRAVHKALQYGWLDFSNFDVEQYEHYERVENGDFNWIIPGKFLAFSGPHPKSKIENGYPLHAPEAYIPYFRKHNITSVIRLNKKMYDARRFTDSGFEHHDLFFVDGSTPTDAIVRKFLNICENAEGAIAVHCKAGLGRTGTLIGCYMMKHYCMTAAEVIAWIRICRPGSIIGPQQNFVEERQNSLWAEGDIFREKMISERKNGKLAVTRILSGVDDITINGSNKNRASKTSEMELYSDDEDRNGLTQGDKLRALKSRRQARSSSSLSQEENKIHTRSASLNRTDFQASVQSCKTGVNSLALTDHSDSRKRTRTSLPTTGMASSSIYRTPLVGSLGNLHVVASEREAVCFEPCDGHRDAANTCTSVNLNMAHLQASSPQPTWIITKSHQHSSLNFQQAFFTLLEPVGFWQQLDDWIHVKF; this is translated from the exons ATGAAACGCAAGAACGAGTGGAGGCGAGCGGAGTCGAGGAGGAAGAAGTGCTACGAAGCCGAGCACGGTTCAGAGGCGGAGCCAAACTGCGATATTTACATTGCCATTTCAG ATCAGTTGTATTTCGCCATCTTGCAGCAAAAGGTAAAAAGCACGAGAGAACGACACTGTTTCTGCATTGATGAAGAATTGGAATATGAAAA CTTCTATGCAGACTTTGGCCCCCTCAACCTGGCGATGTTTTATCGCTTCTCTTGCAAGCTGACAAAGAAGCTCAAG TCCTTTACACTGTCACGGAAGAAGATTGTATTTTACACTTGTGGTGACCAGAAAAAACAAGCCAATGCTGCCTACCTGATTGGCTCATATGCA GTAATGTACCTTAACACGACACCAGAGGAGGCCCACAGTCTGTTGGTGTCAAGAAACCACACATACATCCCTTTCAG AGATGCCTCATTTGGAACTTGTATGTACAAATTGAACATCCTGGATTGCCTGCGTGCTGTCCACAAG GCCTTGCAATATGGATGGCTTGACTTCTCCAACTTTGACGTCGAGCAATACGAGCACTACGAGAGGGTGGAAAATGGAGATTTCAACTGGATCATTCCAGGAAAGTTCCTCGCATTTAGCGGGCCTCATCCCAAAAGCAAAATAGAGAATG gtTACCCTCTGCATGCACCTGAGGCCTACATCCCATACTTTAGAAAACACAACATCACTAGTGTCATCCGGCTCAACAAAAAGATGTACGACGCAAGACGCTTTACGGACTCGGGCTTTGAACATCATGACCTCTTTTTTGTGGATGGGAGCACGCCTACTGACGCCATTGTTAGAAAGTTCCTCAATATCTGTGAGAACGCAGAGGGCGCAATTGCCGTCCACTGCAAAG CTGGATTAGGGCGAACTGGCACTCTGATTGGCTGTTACATGATGAAACATTACTGCATGACTGCAGCAGAGGTGATTGCTTGGATTCGGATCTGCCGTCCAGGATCCATTATCGGGCCTCAGCAGAACTTTGTTGAAGA GAGGCAAAATAGTCTATGGGCCGAGGGAGACATTTTCCGGGAGAAGATGATAAGCGAAAGAAAGAATGGTAAATTAGCTGTGACCAGAATACTCTCAGGAGTGGACGACATAACCATTAACGGCAGCAACAAGAACAGGGCATCCAAGACAAGCGAAATGGAACTG TATAGCGACGATGAGGACCGGAATGGCCTGACACAGGGTGACAAATTACGAGCCCTGAAGAGTAGGAGGCAGGCGAGATCCTCAAGCTCATTATC GCAAGAAGAGAATAAGATTCACACCAGGTCAGCATCTCTTAA CAGGACCGACTTTCAGGCCAGCGTACAGAGCTGTAAGACTGGTGTCAACTCATTGGCTCTGACCGACCATTCGGACAGCAGAAAGCGAACCAGAACCTCATTGCCTACAACTGGAATGGcgtccag CTCCATTTATCGTACCCCACTGGTTGGCTCCCTAGGAAACTTGCATGTAGTGGCCAGCGAGCGTGAAGCAGTGTGTTTTGAGCCGTGTGACGGTCATAGAGACGCAGCCAACACATGCACTTCTGTCAACTTAAACATGGCGCACTTGCAGGCAAGCTCTCCCCAGCCCACATGGATCATCACCAAGTCACACCAACACAGTTCCTTGAACTTTCAACAAGCGTTCTTTACGCTATTGGAGCCAGTTGGGTTTTGGCAGCAGTTGGATGATTGGATTCATGTCAAATTTTAA
- the LOC144074397 gene encoding intracellular hyaluronan-binding protein 4-like, giving the protein MLTDAYGCTVANRFGNLPDDDTDPLDFISEVETEKEKKRKKKKEEEDKKPKQKKPGVKESQKERRFPITKMADPEPDAICKQPVQAAGEDGAETKRASKMAAFGERRANPALSPQEFSVPKPSDYQNVDLRGRGGGRGRRGGERRGYPSNFDNFVSRGKREYDRRNATGISPDEKRGGRGPWNWGCVQEPASELIDVMPAAPVHSEQPQAPVEENLNPAIAEDEGEMVVQVAVEMTLDEWKALQNDSRPKAEFNIRKAESPIPSKAKVIHKSRHMHLKDNVEELDDSNFFRRSMNDITSLLDINFGSLGRPSRGGRGRGRGYLPSHQECVKQTLEKEDEAAPDPDNHEDFPALSAGI; this is encoded by the exons ATGCTTACGGACGCCTATGGCTGTACCGTAGCTAATAGGTTCGGGAATCTTCCCGACGACGACACGGACCCATTGGATTTCATAAGCGAGGTAGAGACcgaaaaggagaagaaaaggaagaagaaaaaggaggaggaagataAAAAGCCCAAACAGAAGAAACCTGGGGTGAAAGAATCCCAGAAGGAAAGACGTTTTCCCATTACGAAAATGGCCGATCCGGAACCTGATGCAA TTTGCAAGCAGCCAGTCCAAGCCGCAGGAGAAGATGGAGCAGAGACGAAAAGGGCGTCAAAAATGGCTGCCTTTGGGGAGCGCAGAGCAAACCCAGCTTTGTCTCCACAGGAGTTCTCCGTCCCAAA GCCTTCCGACTATCAAAATGTGGACCTCAGGGGCCGAGGAGGAGGTAGGGGTAGGAGAGGAGGCGAAAGAAGGGGATACCCGAGCAACTTTGATAACTTTGTCTCGAGGGGCAAGAGAGAGTACGACCGACGCAATGCAAC TGGGATTTCTCCTGATGAGAAGAGAGGTGGCAGAGGTCCCTGGAATTGGGGATGTGTGCAAGAACCAGCAAG CGAATTAATAGATGTGATGCCCGCTGCTCCGGTTCATTCTGAACAGCCTCAAGCTCCAGTGGAAGAGAACCTGAACCC TGCAATTGCTGAGGACGAAGGGGAAATGGTGGTCCAGGTTGCCGTGGAGATGACTCTAGATGAATGGAAGGCTTTGCAGAACGACAGTCGTCCCAAGGCAGAGTTCAATATCCGCAAAGCAGAGAGCCCCATTCCATCAAAGGCCAAAGTCATCCACAAGTCCAGACATATG CATCTCAAGGATAATGTGGAGGAATTGGATGACAGCAATTTCTTCCGCCGGTCTATGAATGATATCACCTCCCTTCTGGACATCAACTTTGGAAGTCTGGGACGCCCATCTCGAGGGGGTCGAGGCAGGGGGCGCGGTTACCTGCCCAGCCACCAAGAGTGTGTCAAACAAACACTGGAGAAG GAGGATGAAGCAGCTCCTGACCCGGACAATCATGAAGACTTCCCAGCACTATCAGCAGGCATATGA